One Bombina bombina isolate aBomBom1 chromosome 5, aBomBom1.pri, whole genome shotgun sequence DNA segment encodes these proteins:
- the LOC128661236 gene encoding uncharacterized protein LOC128661236: MNRSAAKTTIEMPALGRPFSLGMLYDCRNDELIPGITLWNSEALRENVALKSQEQTSFEIITSDTVSDKSSAMNINASLEASFLCGLVSVSGSATYMNDTKRSKNQARVTLKYSRTTRFEQLTMNHLGTKNMAYPDVFDKGTATHVVTGILYGAQAFFIFDRDVSTSENTQDIQGTLHIMIKKIPSISVEGQGSLTMNDKEKEQVSEFSCKFYGDFALDRNPVTYEDAIAIYSSLPKLLGEKGDKAVPVRVWLYPLNKLDSKAAQLVRDISKNLVLKAESVVQQMAEVNMQCNDLMRHPIAETFPDIKKKITKLSELCEQFKLIFQKQLVQTLPSIRGGGLEEHALADILTSVEQSPFGKVHIEEFFSQKQQELNVVKTYMEALPNVRVSATECAINEVVLDHRIQYVVCYNLSSLNEKDPYLCDMNHWLLNNKDKSENNGYEKNKVIPWFKVTDISKKTRTFIKVYKKFAMVNTSNDKLKFIISSVPDQSNPGVSIYLYDSGELVSSQFEPPAKPDLPVIRSKTHDSMELTLKPLDFGKMFIESYKIEYRCAEDESWMTARTENSNEEVTIKGLKPNSIYEIRYSAVCIPGCSDTSDVLKHVRTHPTSPPEAVKVTATSSTLILHWNEPAVIGNGVTITEYIVEYKHDVENGQQIWIEQKTEKKKEKYIIKELEPMTPYIIRVSAACGDDGLSAPSHEIKVLTHKETESNIKHELLKKSILLKEGKPSVYQLATDLCESQYRQYSLGKVNHLKANKVILLVGSKATGKTMLINGIVNYILGVDWEDDFRFRIEVTTQSKVKIHTSVVTVYQINYEEGYKLPYSLTLIDIPGFRGPQAEYVKMVRNFIYEFFTTDQVDIVGFVVQAPLDNLTYNQKFIFNSVFSIFGTETNIWILTNFSDVERPPVLESIKVADIPCSKDSNGDPIYSKFNNSALFANNQTSDMIFNKMFWDMGKHCMETFFTALTQINNNSPKMCMEVLKERKVLEVTLQALQLQIKAGLIKLDEIRKTKEALQQNREQMKANKDFEFEITVTEPRREDITEDCVTNCQQCNFTCHYPCGIAEDCKKDSCVAMTKGYCTICPNKCVWTVHYDLRYRWVYEENKEKRTYEDIKKIYAKTSGENLTTEKIYQELQNEYYAANQEVLHLINKSLNILKHLDEISLRPNTMTTTEYIDLMKKSEKQEAKPGHQKRIQSLSEVLENAMIMEKITMGKPLLPKEKEYHVKFQCDGGRKNVVQTFFKTI; this comes from the exons ATGAATCGCTCAGCAGCCAAGACGACCATAGAAATGCCGGCACTAGGGCGCCCATTCTCGCTGGGGATGCTGTACGACTGCCGGAATGATGAACTTATCCCAG GTATCACTTTATGGAACAGTGAAGCCTTGAGAGAGAATGTTGCTTTAAAATCCCAAGAACAAACATCATTTGAAATCATAACATCTGACACTGTTTCTGACAAATCCTCTGCTATGAATATTAATGCATCACTGGAGGCCAGTTTCCTTTGTGGTCTGGTAAGCGTTTCTGGATCAGCTACTTACATGAACGATACTAAGAGATCTAAAAACCAGGCCAGAGTCACTCTAAAATACTCAAGAACCACAAGGTTTGAGCAGCTAACTATGAATCATTTAGGTACCAAGAACATGGCTTACCCTGATGTGTTTGACAAAGGGACAGCCACTCATGTAGTCACTGGTATATTATATGGTGCACAGGCTTTCTTTATATTTGATCGTGATGTGTCCACATCAGAAAACACTCAGGATATACAAGGAACTCTCCatatcatgataaaaaaaataccGTCTATTTCAGTTGAAGGGCAGGGATCTCTGACCATGAATGACAAAGAGAAAGAACAAGTTAGCGAATTTTCCTGTAAGTTTTATGGTGACTTTGCTCTTGACAGGAACCCAGTAACATATGAAGATGCCATTGCAATCTATTCCAGCCTCCCAAAATTACTGGGAGAGAAAGGGGACAAGGCCGTACCAGTGAGAGTCTGGTTGTATCCTCTAAATAAACTAGACAGTAAAGCCGCCCAGTTAGTTAGAGATATCAGTAAGAATCTTGTCTTAAAAGCTGAAAGTGTTGTCCAGCAAATGGCGGAAGTGAACATGCAATGTAATGATCTGATGAGACATCCGATTGCAGAAACCTTCCCAGATATCAAGAAGAAAATCACTAAATTAAGCGAGCTGTGTGAGCAGTTTAAGCTCATCTTTCAGAAGCAACTTGTACAAACCTTACCCTCAATCCGTGGTGGTGGATTAGAGGAACATGCACTAGCAGACATTTTAACCAGTGTAGAACAATCTCCATTTGGAAAGGTCCATATAGAAGAGTTTTTTAGCCAGAAACAACAGGAACTAAATGTTGTGAAAACCTACATGGAAGCATTGCCAAATGTCAGAGTTTCAGCAACAGAATGTGCCATAAATGAAGTTGTACTAGATCACAGGATTCAGTATGTAGTGTGCTATAATCTGTCTTCATTAAATGAAAAGGATCCATATCTATGTGACATGAACCACTGGCTCTTAAATAATAAAGATAAATCAGAAAATAATggttatgaaaaaaataaagtcaTACCATGGTTCAAAGTCACAGACATCTCCAAAAAGACAAGAACGTTTATAAAAGTCTATAAAAAATTTGCAATGGTCAATACATCTAATGATAAGCTTAAATTTATTATCTCATCAGTCCCAGACCAAAGCAACCCTGGAGTCTCCATTTACCTGTATGATAGTGGTGAGTTAGTGAGTTCTCAGTTTGAACCTCCAGCTAAACCTGACCTCCCTGTTATCAGAAGTAAGACCCATGATAGTATGGAACTCACTCTCAAGCCTTTAGATTTTGGAAAGATGTTTATAGAAAGCTACAAAATAGAATATAGATGTGCTGAAGATGAGAGCTGGATGACTGCAAGAACAGAAAACAGTAATGAGGAGGTGACAATAAAAGGGCTTAAGCCTAACTCAATATACGAAATCAGATACTCTGCTGTGTGCATTCCAGGATgtagtgacactagtgatgttctAAAACATGTGAGAACCCATCCAACAAGCCCACCTGAAGCAGTAAAAGTAACGGCTACATCATCCACACTAATTTTACATTGGAATGAACCTGCAGTCATTGGAAATGGAGTCACAATAACAGAATATATAGTTGAATATAAACATGATGTTGAAAATGGACAGCAAATTTGGATTGAACAaaagacagaaaagaaaaaagagaaatatattatTAAGGAGCTTGAACCAATGACACCCTACATAATCCGTGTGTCAGCTGCATGTGGGGATGATGGACTCAGCGCTCCAAGTCATGAGATTAAAGTTTTGACACATAAAGAGACGGAATCTAACATTAAACATGAACTTCTTAAGAAAAGCATTTTGCTGAAAGAGGGAAAACCATCAGTATATCAGCTAGCAACTGATCTCTGTGAATCTCAGTATCGACAATACAGCTTAGGAAAAGTAAATCATCTTAAGGCAAATAAAGTGATATTGTTAGTAGGAAGCAAAGCAACAGGAAAGACAATGCTGATCAATGGAATAGTCAACTACATCTTGGGAGTGGATTGGGAAGATGACTTTCGATTCAGAATTGAGGTTACAACTCAATCAAAAGTTAAGATTCACACTTCTGTGGTCACAGTATACCAGATCAATTATGAGGAAGGGTACAAACTTCCTTACAGCCTCACCTTGATAGACATCCCAGGATTTAGGGGTCCTCAAGCAGAGTATGTCAAAATGGTCAGGAACTTCATCTATGAGTTCTTTACAACTGACCAGGTTGATATTGTGGGCTTTGTAGTTCAAGCACCATTGGATAATTTAACATACAAccaaaaattcatttttaattctgTATTTTCTATTTTTGGGACTGAGACCAATATATGGATCCTTACAAACTTCTCAGATGTAGAGAGACCACCTGTATTGGAGTCTATAAAAGTGGCTGACATTCCCTGCTCAAAGGACAGCAATGGGGACCCAATTTACTCCAAGTTTAATAATTCAGCTCTGTTTGCTAATAATCAAACAAGTGATATGATTTTTAATAAGATGTTCTGGGACATGGGAAAACACTGCATGGAAACATTCTTTACGGCATTAactcaaataaataataatagtcctAAAATGTGCATGGAAGTTCTTAAGGAAAGGAAGGTGCTTGAGGTCACCCTACAGGCTTTACAACTACAGATTAAGGCTGGGCTGATAAAACTGGATGAAATTAGGAAAACAAAGGAGGCTTTGCAGCAGAACAGAGAGCAAATGAAAGCCAATAAAGATTTTGAGTTTGAGATAACAGTAACTGAACCAAGGCGGGAAGACATAACCGAGGATTGTGTAACTAACTGTCAGCAATGTAATTTCACATGTCACTATCCCTGTGGAATTGCAGAAGACTGCAAGAAAGATAGTTGTGTGGCTATGACCAAAGGGTATTGTACAATATGCCCTAATAAATGTGTCTGGACTGTTCATTATGATCTAAGGTACAGGTGGGTATATGAGGAGAACAAAGAGAAGAGAACTTATGAAGACATAAAAAAGATTTATGCAAAAACTTCTGGAGAGAACTTGACCACAGAAAAAATATACCAAGAACTACAGAATGAATATTATGCAGCCAATCAAGAGGTGCTACATCTGATAAACAAATCATTGAACATCCTGAAACATCTAGATGAAATTTCCTTGAGACCTAACACAATGACAACCACAGAATATATTGATCTGATGAAAAAGTCTGAGAAGCAGGAAGCTAAACCTGGACACCAGAAGAGGATCCAGTCACTAAGTGAGGTCCTGGAGAATGCCATGATAATGGAGAAGATTACAATGGGTAAACCTTTACTACCAAAGGAAAAGGAATATCATGTTAAATTTCAATGTGATGGAGGTCGCAAAAATGTGGTTCAAACCTTTTTCAAAACAAtatga